In Monomorium pharaonis isolate MP-MQ-018 chromosome 3, ASM1337386v2, whole genome shotgun sequence, a genomic segment contains:
- the LOC118644902 gene encoding uncharacterized protein LOC118644902, translated as MKMSDKESQDILMAEEKKNDLEACKRKIEVLEQQLAASKTKVHFLEQQFAATEVASPGSGSENQKIEKEVTSEPGPSGSQAPGHVGATPMKIPRRWQKSRHSRGHRRGHENRGGRGGYGGRGGRGPQNYYFNFFFNEK; from the exons cctcatggcagaagaaaaaaaaaacgacttAGAAGcatgcaaaagaaaaattgaagttCTGGAGCAGCAACTTGCTGCTTCAAAAACAAAAGTGCATTTTTTGGAGCAGCAATTTGCTGCAACAGAAGTAGCATCGCCCGGATCAGGATCGGAGAACCAAAAGATTGAAAAag AAGTTACATCCGAACCAGGTCCTTCCGGATCACAGGCGCCGGGACACGTGGGCGCAACGCCCATGAAAATAc caaGACGATGGCAGAAAAGCCGCCACAGCCGTGGCCACCGCAGAGGCCACGAAAATCGTGGCGGGCGTGGCGGATATGGCGGGCGTGGCGGGCGTGGCCCgcaaaattactattttaattttttttttaatgaaaaatga
- the LOC118644828 gene encoding uncharacterized protein LOC118644828, with the protein MILLVPQVLQQKCQLNLPISRDVNQEDINHVSIKHSNFCCAAYRQNNALQLKKVLRQLYGITLLLQNYESDNAKGAVATKTSFVAELPLQTLQQFTEFEKKLNEDLQLRNNFEGMILRFGGETAIKHLKNILKYTFTTEMRNLLCWSGQKGRVGLKTSLTAKVIIETIEEVREHHY; encoded by the exons ATGATTCTTTTg GTCCCTCAAGTTCTTCAGCAGAAGTGCCAATTAAATTTGCCAATTTCGAGAGATGTCAATCAGGAAGACATCAATCATGTTTCGATAAAACACAGCAATTTCTGTTGCg ctGCATATCGACAAAATAACGCTTTACAGTTGAAAAAAGTATTACGCCAACTGTATGGAATTACTTTATTGCTGCAAAATTATGAATCAGACAACGCAAAAGGTGCAGTAGCTACAAAGACCTCATTTGTAGCTGAATTGCCGCTTCAAACATTACAACAATTCACAGAATTtgagaaaaagttaaatgaaGATCTTcaattacgaaataatttt GAAGGTATGATACTTCGCTTTGGAGGAGAAACAGCtatcaaacatttaaaaaacatattaaagtaCACTTTTACAACTGAAATGAGAAATCTACTGTGTTGGTCTGGTCAGAAGGGTCGCGTAGGACTTAAAACTAGTCTGACAGCAAAAGTTATAAttg aGACTATCGAAGAAGTTCGCGAACATCACTATTAG